One stretch of Fretibacterium sp. OH1220_COT-178 DNA includes these proteins:
- the lptB gene encoding LPS export ABC transporter ATP-binding protein, with product MSAKKGKGRPAPSSVPESGATDGTEGRKPLRLAARGLRKGYGGRLVVADVDIEVGPGEVVGLLGPNGAGKTTSFYMIVGLVKPDAGSVFIGDRDVTGLPVYARARAGIGYLPQESSVFRSLTVRENIDLVWEELGRPSEDATDRLLEQFGIAHIADTRGYALSGGERRRVEIARALTLRPRFVLLDEPFSGIDPIAVSDIQAMIHTLREQGYGVLITDHNVRETLSITDRTYLIHDGKIFLNGSPEEVAQDPMARKFYLGDNFSW from the coding sequence ATGAGTGCGAAAAAGGGGAAGGGCAGGCCCGCCCCCTCCTCCGTTCCGGAGTCGGGGGCGACGGACGGCACCGAAGGAAGGAAGCCCCTCCGGCTGGCGGCCCGTGGGCTCCGCAAGGGGTACGGAGGGCGCCTCGTCGTGGCCGATGTCGACATCGAGGTCGGTCCGGGGGAGGTGGTCGGCCTTCTGGGGCCCAATGGAGCGGGCAAGACGACCTCGTTCTACATGATCGTGGGGCTCGTCAAGCCGGACGCCGGAAGCGTGTTCATCGGGGATCGGGATGTCACCGGGCTGCCCGTCTACGCCCGGGCCCGGGCGGGGATCGGCTATCTGCCGCAGGAGTCCTCGGTGTTCCGCAGCCTGACGGTGCGCGAGAACATCGACCTGGTCTGGGAGGAGCTGGGACGTCCGTCGGAGGACGCCACGGACCGCCTGCTCGAGCAGTTCGGCATCGCGCACATCGCCGATACCCGCGGCTATGCCCTCTCGGGCGGCGAGCGCCGCCGCGTGGAGATCGCCCGCGCCCTGACGCTGCGACCGCGCTTCGTTTTGCTGGACGAGCCCTTCAGCGGCATCGACCCCATCGCGGTGAGCGACATCCAGGCGATGATCCACACGCTGAGGGAACAGGGCTACGGCGTGCTTATCACCGACCACAACGTCCGCGAGACCCTCTCCATCACCGACCGGACCTATCTGATCCACGACGGAAAAATCTTCCTGAACGGCTCCCCCGAGGAGGTCGCCCAAGACCCCATGGCGCGCAAGTTCTACCTGGGCGACAACTTCTCCTGGTGA
- the dapD gene encoding 2,3,4,5-tetrahydropyridine-2,6-dicarboxylate N-acetyltransferase, with product MSTEEIIRLIKESRKTTPVRAWVSGDLKGLDWGELKFVGSAEFGVLFGDHGAVRERLERHGARVTASEVEVLARNSAVPLTDLTRYEARIEPGAIIRDRVAIGKGAVVMMGAVINIGAVIGEGTMIDMNCVLGGRARIGARCHIGAGAVVAGVVEPASAVPVTIGDDVLVGANAVILEGVQVGSGAVVAAGAIVTRDVPAGAVVAGSPAKVIKMVDDRTASKTQIVEDLRKL from the coding sequence ATGAGCACCGAGGAGATCATTCGCCTCATCAAGGAGTCCAGGAAGACCACGCCCGTGCGGGCCTGGGTGTCGGGCGACCTGAAGGGGCTGGACTGGGGCGAGCTCAAGTTCGTCGGGAGCGCGGAGTTCGGCGTGCTGTTCGGCGACCATGGGGCGGTCCGCGAGCGGCTGGAACGCCACGGGGCCCGTGTGACGGCCAGCGAGGTGGAGGTTCTGGCCCGGAATTCCGCCGTCCCTCTGACGGACCTGACCCGGTACGAGGCGCGCATCGAGCCGGGGGCGATCATCCGTGACCGGGTCGCGATCGGCAAGGGGGCCGTGGTCATGATGGGCGCCGTCATCAACATCGGTGCCGTGATCGGCGAGGGGACGATGATCGACATGAACTGCGTGCTGGGCGGACGGGCGCGCATCGGAGCCCGGTGCCATATCGGCGCCGGGGCGGTGGTCGCCGGCGTCGTCGAGCCGGCCTCGGCCGTACCGGTGACGATCGGGGACGACGTGCTGGTGGGGGCGAATGCCGTCATCCTGGAGGGGGTCCAGGTCGGCTCGGGCGCGGTGGTGGCGGCAGGGGCGATCGTCACCCGCGACGTCCCAGCCGGGGCGGTGGTCGCCGGGTCCCCGGCCAAGGTGATCAAAATGGTGGACGACAGGACCGCCTCAAAGACCCAGATCGTCGAGGACCTGAGAAAACTGTAG
- a CDS encoding aspartate kinase produces the protein MRDIEGRVSGSAVPGLVVQKYGGSSVATTEKIRGVARKIKDRAAAGEKLAVVVSAMGKTTDGLIALAREVAPNPSAREMDMLLTTGEQISAALLSMALNGLGVPAISHNAFQLGIVTSGNYSNARIQDIDLSQLKRDLERCDVVVITGFQGVTPEGELTTLGRGGSDTSAVAIAAKAGARCEIYSDVPGIFTCDPNKVPGARKLDCITYDEMLELAALGAKVLHMRAVELAQRYGVELYCASTFSDERGTRVVKELPEWMEHPAVTGVTVTRSQTKFVVKRIPGNGDVISGLFQALAARGATIDMISMVRDEGLSFLTFTVLDGDTDRIVKAISDYMEEHGLKGWEVEPGVPVAKVSAVGNGMNASTGVAGRLFAALRSRNISILGISTSEINISVLVEGTSADAAVEVLAREFALTDPRAS, from the coding sequence ATGAGGGACATCGAAGGGCGCGTGTCGGGATCCGCCGTACCGGGACTGGTGGTTCAGAAGTACGGCGGCTCGTCCGTGGCCACGACCGAGAAGATCCGCGGCGTCGCCCGGAAGATCAAGGACCGTGCCGCTGCGGGGGAAAAACTGGCCGTCGTGGTCTCCGCAATGGGAAAGACGACGGATGGCCTGATCGCCCTGGCCCGGGAGGTCGCGCCGAACCCCTCCGCCCGGGAGATGGACATGCTCCTGACGACGGGCGAGCAGATCTCCGCGGCCCTGCTGTCCATGGCATTGAACGGGTTGGGCGTTCCCGCCATCTCCCACAACGCCTTTCAATTGGGGATCGTCACGTCGGGCAACTACAGCAACGCGCGCATCCAGGACATCGATCTCTCCCAGCTCAAGAGGGATCTGGAACGCTGCGATGTGGTGGTGATCACGGGGTTTCAGGGCGTGACGCCCGAGGGGGAGCTGACGACCCTGGGGCGTGGGGGATCGGACACGTCCGCCGTGGCGATCGCGGCCAAGGCGGGGGCGCGCTGCGAGATCTACAGCGACGTGCCGGGCATCTTCACCTGCGACCCCAACAAGGTGCCGGGCGCGCGCAAGCTGGACTGCATCACCTACGACGAGATGCTGGAGCTGGCGGCCCTGGGGGCCAAGGTCCTCCACATGAGGGCCGTCGAGCTGGCGCAGAGGTACGGGGTGGAGCTGTATTGCGCCTCGACTTTTTCGGACGAAAGGGGTACCCGCGTGGTCAAGGAATTGCCGGAGTGGATGGAACACCCTGCGGTGACGGGCGTCACCGTGACGCGCAGCCAGACGAAGTTCGTCGTCAAAAGGATCCCCGGAAATGGAGACGTCATCTCCGGGCTTTTTCAGGCCCTGGCCGCCCGCGGGGCGACCATCGACATGATCTCGATGGTCCGGGACGAGGGGCTTTCGTTTCTCACCTTCACGGTCCTGGACGGCGATACCGACCGGATCGTCAAGGCCATCTCCGACTACATGGAAGAGCATGGGCTGAAGGGCTGGGAGGTCGAGCCCGGCGTGCCCGTGGCCAAGGTCTCGGCCGTGGGAAACGGGATGAACGCCTCCACGGGCGTCGCCGGACGTCTCTTCGCCGCACTGCGGTCCCGCAACATCTCCATCCTGGGCATCTCGACGTCGGAGATCAACATCTCCGTCCTGGTCGAGGGGACCAGTGCCGATGCTGCGGTGGAGGTCCTGGCGCGGGAGTTCGCCCTGACCGACCCGAGGGCCTCCTGA
- a CDS encoding LysR family transcriptional regulator, with product MDYLDCRILVELARDRNMTHAAQTLFLSQPALTRRIKNLEREFGVPLVIRRSKGIAFTERGDRLLDAARKMLMDYEVLKSDLAAFQEGRVSGELRIGAIYVLLESVLPPLIASFASRCPEVAFQLVAQPNVKLFHGRRVHLGSEPMYVVSKEPIDLADLPMLPRIDAVRNAKLNALLDAWWNERYRHPPRSLVRVSNSNIGLKLVSLGMGYAFVSESSLANFGSGLFRTPMYDGRGQPVLRHTFLYYRNEVLRLRQAAAFLDFIEKTGLPPPSGAGGDRDEPPGSLTGPGRGV from the coding sequence ATGGATTATCTGGACTGCCGCATCTTGGTCGAGCTGGCGCGGGACCGCAACATGACGCATGCGGCTCAGACCCTTTTCCTGTCTCAGCCCGCGCTGACGCGGAGAATCAAGAACCTGGAGCGCGAGTTCGGAGTCCCGCTCGTAATCCGCAGGTCGAAGGGAATCGCGTTCACGGAGCGGGGCGACCGGCTGCTTGACGCCGCCCGGAAGATGCTGATGGACTACGAGGTGCTGAAGAGCGACCTCGCGGCGTTTCAGGAGGGGAGGGTATCCGGCGAGCTGAGGATAGGGGCCATTTACGTTCTGCTGGAGAGCGTTCTTCCTCCTCTCATCGCCTCCTTTGCGAGCCGCTGCCCCGAGGTTGCCTTTCAGCTGGTGGCCCAGCCCAACGTCAAGCTTTTTCACGGGCGGCGGGTGCACCTGGGATCCGAGCCGATGTACGTCGTCTCGAAGGAACCGATCGACCTTGCGGATCTCCCGATGCTGCCCCGGATCGACGCCGTCAGGAACGCCAAGCTGAACGCCCTGCTGGATGCCTGGTGGAACGAGCGCTACAGACACCCCCCAAGGAGCCTCGTTCGGGTCAGCAACTCCAACATCGGCCTGAAGCTGGTCTCGCTCGGCATGGGATATGCCTTCGTCTCGGAGTCCTCCCTCGCCAATTTCGGCTCCGGCCTTTTTCGCACGCCGATGTACGATGGCCGGGGGCAGCCAGTCCTGCGTCACACCTTCCTCTACTATCGAAACGAGGTCCTTCGCCTGAGGCAGGCCGCGGCCTTTCTCGATTTCATCGAGAAAACGGGGCTGCCGCCGCCCTCCGGGGCGGGCGGGGATCGCGATGAGCCCCCGGGTTCCTTGACAGGGCCGGGACGGGGGGTATAA
- a CDS encoding 4-hydroxy-tetrahydrodipicolinate reductase gives MKYGIVGCRGRMGVEVERAFGALGHSLVLTSDLEGVECRERPEVLVDFSSHAALAGTASLCREHRCGLVVGTTALKEEHFSLLRALGTEVPVVQSFNFATGVNVLAMILKDYAPLLSDWDLEISETHHNRKKDAPSGTAILLREAAGRDCPTHSLRLGGVPGDHTVCFGNDGEVLTLTHRALNRSVFALGALRAAEFARTARPGFYSFRDVLKKSVEES, from the coding sequence ATGAAGTACGGAATTGTCGGCTGCAGGGGCCGGATGGGCGTGGAGGTCGAGAGGGCGTTCGGCGCGTTGGGTCACAGCCTGGTGCTGACGTCGGACCTCGAGGGCGTGGAGTGCCGGGAGCGGCCCGAGGTCCTCGTGGATTTCTCGTCGCACGCCGCGCTGGCGGGGACGGCGTCGCTGTGCCGCGAACATCGGTGCGGGCTGGTCGTCGGGACGACGGCACTGAAGGAGGAGCACTTCAGCCTCCTGCGGGCGCTCGGGACGGAGGTGCCGGTGGTGCAGAGCTTCAATTTCGCCACAGGCGTGAACGTCCTCGCCATGATCCTGAAGGACTACGCACCGCTTCTTTCGGACTGGGACCTGGAGATATCGGAGACGCACCACAACCGAAAGAAGGATGCCCCTTCGGGTACGGCGATCCTGCTGCGCGAGGCCGCGGGGCGCGACTGCCCCACCCATTCCCTTAGGCTGGGCGGCGTGCCGGGGGACCACACGGTCTGTTTCGGCAACGACGGCGAGGTGCTGACGCTAACCCACCGGGCTCTGAACCGGAGCGTCTTCGCCCTGGGGGCGCTGCGTGCGGCCGAGTTCGCGAGGACGGCGAGGCCCGGGTTTTATTCTTTCAGGGACGTGCTGAAAAAATCTGTGGAGGAGAGCTGA
- the dprA gene encoding DNA-processing protein DprA, translating into MNHPLLRAALLLGAARAPLSAFEALRDRYGPDALETGGEALLGRLELRPAVRARLEELLRDRDWADRELERTKAAGARFLTIDDEGYPPRLKDLPQPPIGLYVRGAFDFAHTPSVAVVGTRKCSPYAKSVGEALGRALARSGYLVVSGGARGVDAAGHIGCLAENGRTVAILGTAVNRVYPSEHRDLFARIAERGALVSEYPMDTGGDPWRFPERNRIIVGMAGRVVVVESPEDGGAMITARLALDIGREVWCVPGRITETVSKGTNRLLRDGAEPLIDVEEFVQNISGRYGQLMLDLGESVPNAAPELSTDEKIVLALLQRQGGRTTDELMAESGLDLATLQGCLMTLSAAGLAVPAGPGRYSAGA; encoded by the coding sequence ATGAATCATCCCCTGCTCAGGGCCGCTCTGCTGCTCGGCGCCGCCCGCGCCCCCCTGAGCGCTTTCGAGGCCCTGCGGGATCGATACGGGCCCGATGCGCTCGAGACCGGCGGCGAGGCGCTCTTGGGACGCCTGGAGCTTCGTCCGGCCGTCCGGGCCAGGCTGGAGGAGCTTCTGCGGGATCGGGACTGGGCGGACCGGGAACTGGAGCGGACGAAGGCCGCGGGCGCCCGTTTTCTGACGATCGACGACGAGGGCTATCCCCCAAGGCTGAAGGACCTTCCGCAGCCGCCGATAGGACTCTACGTCAGGGGGGCCTTCGATTTCGCGCACACGCCATCCGTAGCGGTGGTCGGGACCCGGAAATGCAGTCCGTACGCGAAGTCGGTGGGCGAGGCCCTGGGACGAGCCCTCGCGCGATCCGGCTATCTCGTGGTCAGCGGCGGGGCCCGCGGGGTCGACGCCGCGGGACACATCGGATGCCTGGCGGAGAACGGCCGCACCGTCGCCATTTTGGGCACGGCCGTGAACCGCGTCTACCCCTCGGAGCACCGCGACCTCTTCGCCCGCATCGCCGAGCGCGGGGCCCTGGTGTCCGAGTACCCGATGGACACGGGCGGGGATCCCTGGCGCTTCCCCGAGCGCAACCGCATCATCGTGGGCATGGCGGGCCGCGTGGTCGTGGTGGAGTCCCCGGAGGACGGCGGCGCCATGATCACCGCCCGCCTGGCGCTCGACATCGGACGGGAGGTCTGGTGCGTCCCTGGCCGGATCACGGAGACGGTCTCCAAGGGGACCAACCGCCTGCTGCGCGACGGCGCGGAGCCCCTGATCGACGTCGAGGAGTTCGTCCAGAACATCTCGGGCCGGTACGGCCAACTGATGCTGGACCTCGGGGAGAGCGTGCCGAACGCCGCCCCCGAGCTCTCCACGGACGAAAAGATCGTCCTCGCGCTCCTGCAGCGGCAGGGCGGTCGGACGACCGACGAGCTGATGGCCGAGAGCGGCCTGGATCTGGCGACGCTCCAGGGCTGTCTGATGACGCTTTCCGCGGCCGGGCTGGCGGTTCCGGCCGGGCCGGGCCGCTACTCCGCAGGGGCGTGA
- a CDS encoding thiamine pyrophosphate-dependent enzyme — MNAQRNGAKTGGTPFDYHGEISWCPGCGDYKILECLKAALTELGLDPTGVAVVSGIGQAAKMPHYLTAHFFNGLHGRALPAATGVRAANPNLTVIAVGGDGDMYGEGGNHFIHTARRNPNIAHIVCNNMIYGLTKGQASPTSPLGMRTATQPEGVNSVPLNPLALALACGASFVARGFAGAPDLTKELIKKAILHKGYALVDIFQPCVSFNKLNTWQWFAANTVELDRNRDASDLAEANRLAFQSEPWPLGVLYEGPGRPTFEEGLAPWRSGDGTPLFGREAPTAAVREFLKAMQG, encoded by the coding sequence ATGAACGCGCAGCGGAACGGAGCGAAAACGGGCGGGACACCCTTCGATTACCACGGCGAGATCTCCTGGTGCCCTGGGTGCGGGGACTACAAGATCCTGGAATGCCTCAAGGCCGCCCTCACGGAGCTGGGCCTCGACCCTACCGGGGTGGCGGTGGTCTCCGGGATCGGCCAGGCGGCCAAGATGCCCCACTACCTAACGGCGCATTTCTTCAACGGGCTCCACGGCCGTGCCCTCCCCGCGGCGACCGGTGTGCGGGCCGCGAATCCGAACCTGACGGTCATCGCGGTGGGCGGGGACGGCGACATGTACGGCGAGGGCGGAAACCACTTCATCCACACGGCCCGCCGCAACCCGAACATCGCCCACATCGTCTGCAACAACATGATCTACGGACTGACCAAGGGGCAGGCCTCGCCGACCAGCCCGCTGGGCATGAGGACCGCCACGCAGCCGGAGGGCGTGAACAGCGTCCCGCTGAATCCTCTGGCTCTGGCGCTGGCCTGCGGGGCCTCCTTCGTGGCGCGCGGCTTCGCCGGGGCTCCGGATCTGACCAAGGAGCTCATCAAAAAGGCGATCCTCCACAAGGGCTACGCGCTGGTCGACATCTTTCAGCCCTGCGTCTCGTTCAACAAGCTCAACACGTGGCAGTGGTTCGCGGCCAACACCGTGGAGCTGGACCGGAACCGGGACGCCTCGGATCTCGCGGAGGCCAACCGCCTGGCCTTTCAGTCGGAGCCGTGGCCCCTGGGCGTCCTTTACGAGGGCCCGGGCCGCCCCACCTTCGAGGAGGGGCTGGCGCCGTGGCGGAGCGGGGACGGGACGCCCCTGTTCGGCCGGGAGGCGCCCACGGCGGCCGTACGCGAGTTCCTGAAGGCAATGCAGGGATGA
- a CDS encoding 2-oxoacid:acceptor oxidoreductase subunit alpha translates to MPVTNEKTRNGESRRDFCLRLCAAAGQGLQTMEDMLCQLLTDAGYHLFSTREYMSRVRGGNNSTSIRVSTRPVRAWSERIDLLFVLAEGVRPNVLSRVTPETTVVADLARLEADAAKLRETGASLVDLPLAAKAKELGGAIYEATLVGGLVAGVLGLLPESADPLYEARFKVAEVAARNKEAFRRGHALGVELRDAHPRFALNPPSSASSARMLMSGNLSVAVGCAAAGCNFVSAYPMSPGTALFSFFSKNAGLFDCAVEQAEDEIAAINMAIGASYAGARTLVSTSGGGFALMGEGLSLAGITETPVVVHLAQRPGPATGMATRTEQADLNLALYAGHGDFPRALLAPGSAESAPEIAARAFAIAAKFQTPVILLTDQHFLDSAYDLAPPDPGVLPQPEGPVRTAAGYARYALSDSPLSPRGVPGHGEGLVGFDSHEHTEDAHITEDFALRVRMNDKRMAKLERMRDEAMPPTVVGPRGAKILVVCWGSLAEPLKEAFAVLDPDDAALVCCEQVYPLSREMDALMRSAERRIFVENNAAGQFARLVHLETGFAATDTVLKYDGQPFSVEELTGRLGELLGRHSQKGAGR, encoded by the coding sequence ATGCCAGTGACGAACGAGAAGACGAGGAACGGCGAAAGCCGCCGGGACTTCTGCCTCCGCCTCTGCGCGGCGGCCGGACAGGGCCTTCAGACCATGGAGGACATGCTGTGCCAGCTGCTGACGGACGCGGGCTACCATCTTTTTTCGACGCGCGAGTACATGTCCCGCGTCCGGGGCGGCAACAACTCCACGAGCATCCGCGTCTCCACCCGGCCGGTCCGGGCATGGAGCGAACGCATCGACCTGCTCTTCGTGCTCGCGGAGGGAGTGCGCCCGAACGTCCTGAGCCGGGTGACGCCCGAGACGACCGTCGTGGCAGACCTCGCGCGTCTGGAGGCCGACGCCGCGAAGCTCCGGGAGACGGGGGCCTCCCTCGTCGACCTTCCCCTGGCCGCCAAAGCCAAGGAGCTGGGCGGCGCCATCTATGAGGCGACGCTCGTGGGCGGCCTCGTCGCCGGGGTCCTGGGCCTGCTCCCGGAGTCCGCCGATCCCCTGTACGAGGCGCGCTTCAAGGTCGCCGAGGTGGCGGCACGCAACAAGGAGGCCTTTCGCAGGGGGCACGCGCTGGGGGTCGAACTCCGCGACGCGCACCCCAGGTTTGCCCTCAACCCGCCCTCGTCCGCCTCGTCGGCGCGCATGCTCATGAGCGGGAACCTGTCCGTCGCCGTGGGCTGCGCCGCCGCGGGCTGCAATTTCGTCTCCGCCTACCCGATGTCCCCGGGCACGGCGCTCTTCAGCTTCTTCTCCAAGAACGCAGGGCTGTTCGACTGCGCCGTCGAACAGGCCGAGGACGAGATCGCCGCCATCAACATGGCGATCGGAGCCTCCTATGCCGGAGCACGCACCTTGGTCTCCACCTCGGGCGGCGGCTTTGCCCTGATGGGAGAGGGGCTCAGCCTCGCGGGCATCACGGAGACGCCCGTGGTGGTCCACCTGGCCCAGCGTCCGGGCCCCGCGACGGGCATGGCGACGCGCACGGAGCAGGCCGATCTGAACCTGGCGCTCTACGCGGGACACGGAGACTTCCCCCGCGCGCTCCTCGCGCCCGGCTCCGCCGAGAGCGCTCCTGAGATCGCCGCGCGGGCCTTCGCCATCGCCGCGAAGTTCCAGACCCCCGTCATTCTGCTGACCGACCAGCATTTCCTGGACAGCGCCTACGACCTCGCGCCGCCGGACCCGGGAGTGCTTCCCCAGCCGGAGGGTCCCGTGAGGACAGCGGCCGGCTACGCGCGCTACGCCCTCTCGGACAGTCCCCTGTCCCCCCGGGGCGTCCCCGGCCACGGTGAAGGGCTGGTGGGGTTCGACAGCCACGAGCACACGGAGGACGCGCACATCACCGAGGACTTCGCCCTGCGCGTCCGCATGAACGACAAGCGCATGGCCAAGCTGGAGCGGATGAGGGACGAGGCGATGCCCCCGACGGTCGTCGGCCCCCGCGGAGCCAAGATCCTGGTCGTCTGCTGGGGCTCCTTGGCGGAGCCCCTGAAGGAGGCGTTCGCCGTCCTCGACCCGGACGATGCGGCACTGGTCTGCTGCGAGCAGGTCTACCCGCTTTCCCGCGAGATGGACGCCCTGATGCGGAGCGCCGAACGGCGCATCTTCGTCGAGAACAACGCCGCCGGCCAGTTCGCCCGCCTGGTCCATCTGGAGACGGGATTCGCGGCCACCGACACGGTCTTGAAGTACGACGGGCAGCCCTTCTCGGTGGAGGAGCTGACCGGGCGCCTGGGAGAGCTCCTGGGCCGTCATTCGCAGAAGGGGGCGGGACGATGA
- a CDS encoding L-lactate permease: MLHFSLALLPIAAILIGMAGFDLPSKVMAPACWLIAFVSGVFFFSSPAAALFETSVSGIADGLRIVWIIFAAFTMLQVMLKAGAMDRIRNGLAGVTSDKRLMVLLLAIPFGTFLEGAAGAGSPAALAAPFLVGLGMNPVVAAAACLIGNSAPVSWGGAGVTTVVGAGKFVDFVQASAMTGRMACFEYVLLPILMIAFVFGRRALRGIWREILAMGLLMGVVNFTISNVLIQITELTSLLGGFVGTLLYSAYLTLRREDPLSIPERYRLEHSEKQDAQASGSLLFSLSPYFILCTLLVSVRLSVPLPHLIAFGGGYTVWVGCVILVSAVLASLIFRHASYLVEAMRDSFRKVIPALLAMGFLLAMVNCMKLSGQVSALAKTLSAAAGALYPVAAVLIGQIGGFITGTNLGSNLMFNPLHIEAAKNLGLNPVTLVAAQNTGGAIGNMICPNNVVAVCACVSILGREGEVIRKTLMPSILLWVFLGLLAMLYTYVLFPV; the protein is encoded by the coding sequence ATGCTCCACTTCTCTCTCGCCCTGCTGCCCATCGCAGCCATCCTGATCGGCATGGCCGGTTTCGACCTGCCCTCCAAGGTCATGGCCCCCGCCTGCTGGCTGATCGCCTTCGTCAGCGGCGTATTTTTCTTCTCAAGCCCCGCCGCGGCGCTCTTCGAGACCAGCGTGTCCGGCATCGCCGACGGACTGAGGATCGTATGGATCATCTTCGCCGCATTCACCATGCTTCAGGTGATGCTGAAGGCCGGCGCCATGGACCGGATCCGCAACGGGCTGGCCGGCGTGACGTCCGACAAGCGGCTGATGGTGCTGCTGCTCGCCATCCCCTTCGGAACCTTCTTGGAGGGCGCGGCGGGCGCCGGGTCCCCCGCCGCCCTGGCGGCGCCCTTTCTGGTCGGGTTGGGCATGAACCCCGTGGTCGCTGCCGCCGCCTGCCTGATCGGCAATTCCGCGCCCGTCAGCTGGGGCGGGGCGGGGGTCACCACCGTCGTGGGCGCGGGCAAGTTCGTGGACTTCGTCCAGGCCTCCGCGATGACCGGGCGCATGGCCTGCTTCGAGTACGTGCTTTTGCCCATCCTGATGATCGCCTTCGTGTTCGGCCGCAGAGCGCTCAGGGGGATTTGGCGGGAGATCCTGGCGATGGGGCTCCTCATGGGCGTCGTCAACTTCACCATCAGCAATGTGCTCATCCAGATCACCGAGCTGACCAGCCTGCTGGGCGGTTTCGTGGGGACCCTACTCTACAGCGCCTACCTCACCCTGCGCCGCGAGGACCCCCTTTCCATCCCGGAGCGATACCGGCTGGAGCACTCCGAAAAACAGGACGCGCAGGCCTCGGGTTCCCTCCTCTTCTCCCTGTCCCCCTACTTCATCCTGTGCACGCTGCTGGTGAGCGTGCGGCTCTCCGTGCCGCTGCCGCATCTGATCGCCTTCGGCGGCGGATACACGGTCTGGGTGGGATGCGTCATCCTGGTCAGCGCCGTCCTGGCCTCCCTCATCTTCCGCCACGCCTCTTACCTCGTCGAGGCGATGCGGGACTCCTTCAGGAAGGTCATCCCCGCCCTCCTGGCCATGGGCTTCCTGCTGGCGATGGTCAACTGCATGAAGCTCTCCGGACAGGTCAGCGCCCTGGCCAAAACCCTAAGCGCGGCCGCGGGGGCCCTCTATCCCGTGGCGGCGGTCCTCATCGGCCAGATCGGGGGGTTCATCACCGGGACCAACCTCGGCTCCAACTTGATGTTCAACCCCCTGCACATCGAGGCCGCCAAAAACCTGGGGCTCAACCCCGTGACGCTCGTGGCCGCACAGAACACGGGCGGCGCGATCGGGAACATGATCTGCCCGAACAACGTCGTGGCCGTCTGCGCCTGCGTCTCCATCCTGGGGCGCGAGGGGGAGGTCATCCGCAAGACCCTGATGCCCTCGATTCTCCTGTGGGTCTTCCTCGGTCTGCTGGCGATGCTCTACACCTACGTCCTGTTCCCGGTCTAG